Genomic DNA from Hymenobacter jejuensis:
CTACAGCCGCCTGAGCAGCAGCGGCGCGTCCATCGCCTTCCTGGATACCGCCAGCAAGTTCCAGGGCTGGAAAACCGTGTTTACGGGCAGCCAAGGCTGGGTCCAATACAACGGGGTGGCCTTCGGCAAACAGGCGCTGAAGACGGTGAGGCTGCGCGCGCAGGCGGCGGCCGGCGCCACGCTGCAGCTGCGGGCCGACGGAGCTGCCGGCCCGGTGCTGGCCCAGGTCACTGTGCCGAAGGGCAGCCAGTGGCAGGAGGTGAAAGCGCCCTTGACCGCCTTCAAGCCTGGCACGCACGCGCTGGTTGTTTCCTCTAAAACGAACGCGCCCGTTGCCATCGACTGGGTCCGGTTCGAGTAAGCGGCAAAGAAGCCGATCGCTTGCAAACGTTTGATTTTAAGAGACTTAGATAAGTACGCAAAGCTTTTTCCGAGTTATGAGAAACGTATTTCCTGTCGTTCTGGGCGTAATCGTGCTGAGCGTAAGCAGCGCTTTCGCCCAAAAAACAGCGATGGAGGCCCCCAAGGGCTTCGACCAGCCTACCGCGGGTATTGCTACAGGGCGAATCGACAGCCTCAGCTACCCCTCGAAAACGGTGGGCACGGTGCGCAAGGCGCTGGTGTACACGCCGCCGGGGTATTCAAAGAAGAAAAAGTACCCGGTGCTCTACCTGCTGCACGGCATTGGGGGCGACGAAAAGGAATGGCTCAAGGGAGGACGTCCGCAGGTGATTCTGGATAATCTGTACGCGGCGGGCAAGCTCAAGCCGATGCTGGTGGTGATGCCCAACGGCCGGGCCATGAAAGACGACCGGCCCATTGGCAATATCTACGGTCCGGATAAGGTGGCCGCTTTTGCCAACTTCGAAAAAGACCTGCTGACCGACCTGATCCCCTACATCGAAAAGCACTACCCAACCCTCACCAACCGCGAGAACCGGGCCATTGCAGGGCTGTCGATGGGAGGGGGGCAGTCGCTGAATTTCGGTCTGGGCAACCTGGATAGATTTGCCTGGGTAGGAGGCTTTTCGTCGGCCCCCAACACCAAAATGCCCGAGCAGCTGGTGCCCGACCCCGCGAAAGCCAAAAAGCAGCTCAAGCTCCTCTGGATTTCGTGCGGCGACGCCGACGGCCTGCTGCCCATCAGCCAGCGCACGCACGATTATCTCTACGAGCACCGCGTGCCTCACGTGTACTACCTCGAAGCGGGTGGGCACGACTTTAAAGTCTGGAAAAATGGGCTGTACATGTTCTCGCAGCTTCTGTTCAAGCCCGTGGATGTGGCGGCGCTGCCGACATACACCGTGCTGGGCGCGCCGGCCGCCACCAACGTGCGCAACGCCAAATACCCCCAGATCTTGCCCGATAACCGCGCCGTGTTTCGTCTGAAAGCCCCGGGTGTGCAGCACGTGCAGCTGGACCTAGGCCACAAATACGACATGGTGAAAGACAGCAGCGGCACTTGGACGGTGACAACTGACACGCTGAGCCGGGGCCTGCACTACTATTCGTTACTACTCGACGGCCTGCCCGTGGCCGACCCCGCCAGCGACACTTTTTACGGGATGGGGCGCATGGCCAGCGGCATCGAGGTTCCCGGCCGCGGGACTGGCTTTTACGCCTTGAGAGACGTGCCCCACGGCGAAGTGCGGGTGAGGCGGTTTTACTCGAAGGTGACCAACTCGTGGCGGCAATTCTATGTGTACACGCCGCCGGGCTACGAGGTCAACACCGCCGTCAAGTACCCGGTGCTGTACCTGCTGCACGGCGGTGGCGAAGACGAAACCGGCTGGGCCAAGCAAGGCAAAACCGACTTGATTCTGGACAACCTGCTTGCCGAGAAAAAGGCCAAGCCTATGCTCGTGGTGATGCTGGACGGCAACATGGGCGGCCCCGGCGGCTTAGCCGGTTTTGGCGAGAACACGCTGAAGCGTTTTGAAGACGAACTAAAGCAAACCGTGCTGCCGGTCGTGGAAAGCAACTACCGGGTAGCTCCGGGGGCCAATAACCG
This window encodes:
- a CDS encoding alpha/beta hydrolase-fold protein; this translates as MRNVFPVVLGVIVLSVSSAFAQKTAMEAPKGFDQPTAGIATGRIDSLSYPSKTVGTVRKALVYTPPGYSKKKKYPVLYLLHGIGGDEKEWLKGGRPQVILDNLYAAGKLKPMLVVMPNGRAMKDDRPIGNIYGPDKVAAFANFEKDLLTDLIPYIEKHYPTLTNRENRAIAGLSMGGGQSLNFGLGNLDRFAWVGGFSSAPNTKMPEQLVPDPAKAKKQLKLLWISCGDADGLLPISQRTHDYLYEHRVPHVYYLEAGGHDFKVWKNGLYMFSQLLFKPVDVAALPTYTVLGAPAATNVRNAKYPQILPDNRAVFRLKAPGVQHVQLDLGHKYDMVKDSSGTWTVTTDTLSRGLHYYSLLLDGLPVADPASDTFYGMGRMASGIEVPGRGTGFYALRDVPHGEVRVRRFYSKVTNSWRQFYVYTPPGYEVNTAVKYPVLYLLHGGGEDETGWAKQGKTDLILDNLLAEKKAKPMLVVMLDGNMGGPGGLAGFGENTLKRFEDELKQTVLPVVESNYRVAPGANNRALAGLSLGGLQTLYAGLRNTDMFQYLGVFSSGFFANNPQLSDPQYAFMKANASAINTNLKQLWLSMGGPEDIAYANNKVMRAKMDELGIKYVYSEYPGGHTWPVWRHDLYLFAQGLF